The following DNA comes from Capsicum annuum cultivar UCD-10X-F1 chromosome 7, UCD10Xv1.1, whole genome shotgun sequence.
GGGCTTTGGCTAATAACTACATCTGCTTATCTTGCTTTTTGATGCCAAGTCCTATTACTATGGTCTGTTGCTAAAATTAATCATGCAAAAAGTGATTACAAGCAAAAATTATTCACCGAGGATTTCATTCAGAAGCATTTATTTGAAAGCATTGTTGAAACCTAGTTCTCTACAACATTTTAATCTTTTCCAACAGTAAGACCAAGCAAGTACTATGCCTCAGTCCGGTCAAAAGTATTTGGAAGTCGGTTATATGAATCCTCACTGATCATGTCACTCCATTTAAAGTTATCTCAGGCCCAAGTCGTACAGCACTTTATGATTAGATTCTTATGTGCATAGTTTGTACAAATTatctgtcaattttttttttggttgctcTTCTAGGAATTTAAAGCTGGTTAGCTGGCTGCACCAACTTCAGAGCTTAGTAATCCTTACCAGTCCAGGTAGATGGCTTATCGGGGAAAATATACCTGCCTTAACATTAGACCAAGTTAGTTTATATAACAGACATATACCTAGCATTTGCTGATTTGACATAAATACCtgatttagataatttttttctccTATCAAGCCTGTTTTACATTACCACATGATCGCAAACTATAGAGTTCGTAGAACTTCCATACATTTACAATGTACTGTTGACAAATTTTATACTATCACTATAGTTTAAACAATTGTATGATACTGCTCAACCTCTTTTTTGTGTTACCAACAGAccttattttaccaaattacTCATAATTGACTGTTAAATAACTTCACAGTGTTACATTTTCTCACAGTGGTTAGGATATAAAGTAAAAACCTTACTAATATTACTTGGGTCTTTTCATTACTTTTCATGTTAGTGTCTGTGTGAAGTAGAGGCTGCATTTTGCCCTAACGGATTTAATATGACTCGGCTCATATTTCCTGTTAGACAAGAAAACTTGGGTATTTAGCATGCTTGGGTTAATATTTCATGGATATTGTTAACCGATGATgttaacctctctacttcatctgaggtagcggtatagactgcgtacactaTTACCCCCCCTCCTCCCCCCCCGACCCCatttggtgggaatacactgggtatgttgttgtattgttAACCAATGATGTCAGTATCTAGCCAAAAAGAAACGATGAGTTAGTATCTGAGAGGAGGATTCTCCGTCTTTGGTAAAATACAAGAAGGTAAAAGTGCTTTTTAAAACTTCATATCTTGGTTTGAATTATTTGAGAGAagtaaatattatgttttgtttttcattttggaAGGTATATCTCTCTACGAGTCACAAATTTTGTTCTTGTGGGAAATTCAAGTTCATTGCTGAAACTTGAATTTCGTTGATTTTGTAAAATCCTGAAGGAATTCTGCCACAATCCCAACAACAACGAAGTATGAAACTTAAATTGCGTAAGGACAATGAATACACTATCGAAACCAGTTCCTTGCTTTCTCATGTTATGCAAGTGTCAATGTAGTCTTTGGCTGTTTGTCAATCTAAGGGTTGACTGACAAAAAATAGGGTTGACAAGTGACAAGTTGAGtataaaaaaattcttctaaGTATGTGAAGATCATCCTCTGTTGGCCAAGGTGGGCTATATAGTTTAgtaaaattgttttttttctcttcttaccATGAATCATTGGGACCAAGTACATTGCTTCTTAGAATGTCGTTGTCGTCCAATTATATGCAGGACGTCAACAGGTCAGGCAACTCTAAGGTTTTTTTATATTCGATGAAAAGCAGGCGGAAACTCGGCTCTGCAATAAAATACCAAAAGGTGAAGCGTTGCTAtcaatataaataagtaaatgcTGCAATGTGTCAATTGATATGCTTAAATATTCCTTTTGGCAACTACTACTAGGCAAGTTGAGGTATCTACTATAGTTTTACCTTGTAAATGCTGTATGTATGACTTCATTTTTTCCATATATTAAATCAAATGATGATTTTTGTGCTCTCTTTTTTGCGGCTGACAAGCAAGTTGGAGTTGAAAACAACTACGACAACGATAACATACCTAGTTTAATCCCACAAAGTGAAAAACGACAGCCCGGTGCATTGAGCTCCCTCTATGTGCGGGTTGGGGGAAGGGCTGGACCACAAGGGTAATGTTGTGCGTAGCCTTATCCGGCATTTCTGCCGGAGTTGAAAACAACTCTTCTTGAATTTCAAAGAGGAAAGGCACATGGAAGATTTCACTTGGAACAACAAttttggactattttgcatgggaAGCATATCAGAAAATGCTGCAAGAATATAGAAAATTCTGAAGAAAACAAACTAATGAACTGATATTTTCATAGATGAAATTAAAGGAATTTTGTTAGTTATTCTTTCAACATTTATTTCTGATAGATCTATACCAGAGAATCAGAAAACATAGAAACCTATAACCAAAGATGAAACTTAACATAACAGCTATGTTAAACCACTTCTGTGACTCCTCCAAACCGTATCGCGTCAACAACTGTTCACCATACATTAAGCACACTCCATCAACTTTCTGTATGCACTTGAGTCTCCCACTCTCTCCTCCATACTCATTAATCAAGAAACATTCGAACGGGTACTTAAACAGACTCAGATAGTGCACAAATAGCCAGAACATGGGAATTGATTCCTTTGATATAAAGTACCCCGAGAACAGGAAAAATGCACCTATTAGGCAACCGATAAATGACATTCCCAGGAGGAAATTTGGCACTAGTGCAGAACAGGCTGACACGAATGAATTCCCCATTGCGAAAATCATCCATGACACCAGAGCATAGAACGCGAATGCACTGAATTCGTACTTCAATCCGACTAGCCAGTATACCGGTATAGCGTAGAGAAGAGCCACTATGAAAAGGAAAGGAAGGAACACTATAGTGTTTGCTATGTTGTAGGTGAAAATTCTGTAGGCTCCCCTAGATGTTTCCCTCATTAGGATTCTTCTTTCTTCTAAGAAAATCGGTAGAGCTTCCGTGTTGGATGACAGCAAGAATGTGAGACTAAAAGCAAAGAATCCAACTTGAGATTGCAGCTCCAAATTCTTTGGTTTGTTATATGCATTGAAGAATATTGATCCCAAAATTAGCCCCACAAGTAATGCTTGGATTACCTTTGCCAAGAAAAGTTGTTTGGTTCTGAAAATGTTCCTGCAGAATCTCTGGCTCAGAATTAGTACCTCCTTCAGTGGAGAATTTGAGTATAGAACTTCCTTATTGGTGTTTTTGTTAGGCACATTGTCACTTTCTTGTTCCGTTTCACATTTTTCTAAGTCACTTTCTCCACAATGCAGGCTTTCAGCAAGGCTGTCTGTTATATCAATAGCAAATTCAAGCACATTGACATGTTGAGGGATGAAATGCCCAGTGGACTTGAGTTTCTCTTCAAGAAGATGCAAAGATCCATTGTGAAGAACAAAGCCATTTGACAGCAACACAGCTTTATCGAAAAGTTCAAGAATTCGAAAGCCAGGCTGATGGATGGTTAGTATAATTGTCTTACCTTGATTCTTAGCCATGGATTTTAACAGATGCATTACATGGAAAGCTGAAGCAGAATCAAGACCTGAAGTTGGTTCGTCAAGCAGAACAACAGCAGGATCATGGACTAATTCCACCCCAATTGCCACTCTACGCTTCTCACCACCCGAAATAGTCCTGCTGGATTCACTACCAACTTTTAAACCAGCAACATGGTCCAAACCAAGCTCATTCAACAGCTTTGTCACTCTGTCTTTGGCCTTATTGTCCCCTGCGTGAAGCCTGAATCGTGCACTATACATCAAAGTTTCTTCAACAGTAAGAAGAGGGAATAGAGCCTCATCTTGTGTCACATAGCCAGATATTCTTCTGAAATTTGCAGGCTTCATAGGCTGGTCATTGACAAGAACATAACCAGAAACACTTGATGGACCAACATTTCCTGCTAGTATGTCCAACAACGTTGTTTTTCCCGCTCCACTTGGACCAGCAACTGCGGTAATTTCCCCTGGTTTGGCTTCACAATTTACATTCTTTAGTATGTAAGTACTAGTCTTGTTGTTGGTAGCCAACTTTTTGCCTACACACTCAAACTCATTATATTTTGGAGGTAATTTGTAGGAAAGATTCCTGGCTTCAATTTTGTATCTATCAGGATTTGTTACCTTCACAGGTAAAATATCCATtggaaaaagatagaaaaatagcTTAGAAAGTTGAAAGTGAATAAGGTAGATGAGCTAACTCAAGAAAAAGGGCTCTTTTTTATACTACTTGTAAGACATTAAACTATAATGTGAAACTATTTGCATGCATGTACTAAGTATGACATAAAGTGGCTTACTATACACACATGAATTGTGTAGGAAAGTCATGAAGTTGGCTAAGTAAGCTCATATTTGACAGTTTCAAAAAATATTTGCAACTGATCAAATGGAGTTTGGTAATTTTGCTTGGTTACAACATGTAATACAACAACATAACCCGTGTAGTCTCACAAAGTGGGGTACCtcagaagtagaaagactgttttcgACAGACCCTCTCAAGAAAAAACAATCTAAAGCAGTCCAGAAAAAGAATAAACATATGTGAAAGCATAACAAAACATTCTATACAGTAACTAcagcaaaataatatgataatcaatcctgGTTTACTAATACTTCCTCCGTCATGTtttatttgtcttactttccttttaatccgtttaaaaaagaatgtctcCTTTTTTTCCGGcaacttttaattttaacttttcacatgacatgtttaagaccataagattaaatGATATCTTTGTACATTCTgcatatctttagtttaatatCACCATATTTAAAAGTCTTTTTACTTTCTTAACTCCATGCAAAGTCAAAATCGGACAAACAAACAAATTGTaaagttgggagtatgatttggCAATTTTCAGGACTGACAAAATGAATAGTGTTGCATAAATGAATAGCCTTAAAATAGAGGAGTTGGTGTTACCAATGACATAGGATAAGGTAAGAATACCATTAATATCCTCATTTATTTTGGTATGGGGTCATATTTAGCTTGCTAAAGTCAGCACTGAGAAAATTTCAATTTCTACTTGCAGTTACAAAATATTTTACTGAGCAAACATGTATCATGTAGCAAGATTTACGCATAGTGTGTGACTTGTTCTCTTTTAGATATGGTGTTTTATTGTGTACTAACACTGTAACTGTTGATTGAGTTGCGTTGGTGATGGGCATTGCATGTGACCATTTTGAATCGTTATAACTCAGTCATGGGTAAAGGGTAAAATGTGATGCAATTTTGTTCTCGATTTTCTCATGATCATATGTTTAGTTTATGATATAGTAGTATTTAATACTCTCTAGTTTTATTTTATGCATCttaatatgaaatttaatatcgtaaatatattatttgaattatgtAATCTTAAAAGATGAGCCCAATATTCCAAACTTCACATCTATTTTCACTTAAAATATGAGTACATTGTTTTTGACTACTGGAATGCCCAAATTAcattatcattatgatttcaacttgcatgcatTTGGCTGCTTAATTTGACTGTTTAActttttagcttttttaaaacTAGTTTAATCACACAATCACTATATATACAATTAGCGTTTTCAAACTCTTTTGACATAGGATGTTACAACTTAACCAccaacccccacccccaccatTCACCCCGCCAATTATGATAAATtcagaattttaaatttataagctatgaatttttaaaacataatattatgggaactgaataaattatttatacaaattaaattaatttataaatataaatataaaattttgatcaaaattattaaatttttcgTAATAGATAACTAGAACTCTAACCACTAGAGTTGGTATGGTGGTTCAGCGCcatgtcccttaagcaagaggtcgggggttCGATTCCCTTCTCTGACGAATGGAGCAAATTCTGTGACCAGTTCTCTATCGCTTAGTGCGTTGATAGAGGAACGGAAGATTAGTCCCACAGCTGCCGGCTGTGGAAATACTTgggaaccaaaaaaaaaaaaaaaacataactagAACTCTAGCTTCAAGTCAATTCGCTGCCAACCCCATCGCTAGTAACAATATagcaaaggaaaaaagaaatataatacaaatatatttaagtTCTACCTTTAGAAAGTGATAGACATCACAATAAGTTGAGTAGTTGACCTATTGCACACAAATAATAGATCAGGACAAAACTAGTTTTTTTTTGTCTACattaatatttgaataatttttattctcttatgaTACTACAAGTCTACAACAAACAACTGTACGTCAATTATCAGTTGCATTTTGGGAGTAGCTACACGTATGTAATATGTTTATGATTATAAATTATTGTACCATGCTTTataagatattgagttttaaTATCTTGGaaattgatttcttttcttttatgtatcATTTCAGCTGCCAACACCCGTTTGCTTAAATATGGAGAGAGATCTTagtttatttgtttaattttatcgTTAGGCTGAAGTATCTCGTTTAGTGACGAAATCACAAATTCTAATACGAAAGTTTAAAAAAACATATGTCAAGAAAATTCAGTAActtatataaataaaagaaatttaatttattttatttatatcaatcTCACAATATATCTCCGCTCTGATCTGAGCTTTttaattgaatgaaaatatattttgatacatATGGATAGTGTTAAATTATTATGATggtgtatatttatgtttggTACTCTACACGATGATGGTGATTGATACGATAAAAGTCAAATAATATTCACTCCTTTGTGAAATGGATAGAACTTTCAGTTAGAGAGAGATAAAGTACTTACTTCAATTAAACAATTACTCAGTTGAATTCCAAAAACATAGACATAAAATTTGAAACGTTATTAGTTTTATAAATTACTATGACAACAAAAATATACTAATATAGTTTCATAAAATGAAGTCTAGAGAAGTTAAAGCGTAGAATTCCTGTAATAGGCTAATAGcccaacttatttttttaatgagaggttaattgataattttaaCCAATTATTAATATTAACTAGTAAATTTGCATGCGCTTCGCGCGTTTTGAAGAACAcctgaaaatatataaaaagataaaaaataataacagatTCATATATTATACCTCTCATTTTATGAGAacaaaaacactaaaaataacatatatttggagtaatttatagtattttcatgattttgtgTAATTATAGTTAATTACATATTATCAATAAAGTTCATTTAAGTTTTATCTATTAAGAAATGTACATTAACTATTTAACTATGACATTACTATTTACTTTAGATATAACAACAAAGGTTAAGAAGGAAAAGTCAGTAAGTATCCTCTGATGacatttgaaaatcataaaatgcCAATTAATAATGAACTTAAATTAAGAACGTTAAccaaaaaaatagtaatattgTAGCAAACAAACAGATTGTGACAAACAAAGCCGATGCCCTTGGATCTCTCCAACTCAACAATGAATGGAACCTTTCCCCTTGAGTCGCCAAGTCCCCTATCACGGTCTGTATCTTGCCGCCAACGCTCCTCAAACGATCACATCTCATCCTCACCTTATACGTGCTCCTTGATGTTGGGAATCTATCGAATTCTTCATCCAAATCGTCAGGGAAAACATCGTGAGCGTGTGATAGATGGATGTCCATGTAAGGTGGATGTCTTGGTTTCAATCTATAGTGCCAAATACCAATCAAGAAAAGGTAAAGAAAGAATGTAGGAACAATCAATTCGGGATAGAGGACTAATATTATAAAGAGTATGTG
Coding sequences within:
- the LOC107856174 gene encoding ABC transporter G family member 10-like, translated to MDILPVKVTNPDRYKIEARNLSYKLPPKYNEFECVGKKLATNNKTSTYILKNVNCEAKPGEITAVAGPSGAGKTTLLDILAGNVGPSSVSGYVLVNDQPMKPANFRRISGYVTQDEALFPLLTVEETLMYSARFRLHAGDNKAKDRVTKLLNELGLDHVAGLKVGSESSRTISGGEKRRVAIGVELVHDPAVVLLDEPTSGLDSASAFHVMHLLKSMAKNQGKTIILTIHQPGFRILELFDKAVLLSNGFVLHNGSLHLLEEKLKSTGHFIPQHVNVLEFAIDITDSLAESLHCGESDLEKCETEQESDNVPNKNTNKEVLYSNSPLKEVLILSQRFCRNIFRTKQLFLAKVIQALLVGLILGSIFFNAYNKPKNLELQSQVGFFAFSLTFLLSSNTEALPIFLEERRILMRETSRGAYRIFTYNIANTIVFLPFLFIVALLYAIPVYWLVGLKYEFSAFAFYALVSWMIFAMGNSFVSACSALVPNFLLGMSFIGCLIGAFFLFSGYFISKESIPMFWLFVHYLSLFKYPFECFLINEYGGESGRLKCIQKVDGVCLMYGEQLLTRYGLEESQKWFNIAVMLSFIFGYRFLCFLILWYRSIRNKC